The Elaeis guineensis isolate ETL-2024a chromosome 14, EG11, whole genome shotgun sequence genomic sequence ATTTTTCGAGACATTCAAGGTAATTTTATCCTACTTGTAAGTATTCAATAGATCTCAAGTTTTAGTAGCAGAAAGTATAGGATTGTATGAGTAGGGTGCACTGctttaaattgaaaaaataacTTATTTTACAAGGGTGCCTCCATATTTGGCTTTAATTGCTTAATTTCATCTACTTCTCAAATTGGAATCGCATATTTTCATCTACAGTACATGTCACAATAGGTATCACCTCAATTTTAGACATAACATGAGTCTAAGCCCTTTTCAATTTGAGTTCTATATTTAAGATATAAAGACTTTTGATATATATGGTGATAGAATGAATGCCATTATTATGATAAAAGATAAATTCTCTTTTCTATCTTTTGCTTCGCTTCTCAATACTTTAAAAGCTCTGGGGTGGAGTTTGGACAGATGCGTCGTATCATATCAAATTACCTTCCTAGGAAAAGAATGGTTAGAGGGTGCGAGCCAATTTTTTTGCTAAGTAATCCACAATTATTTATACGCCTAAGCTATCACAAACAAAAGGAAGAAATATACAAATCACTAGTTCTATGAATTCTGAAAACAAAGTCGTGACATAGATCAAGCCACATATCACCTAAGATTCTCCATCAAGGTCCTTCAATTCTTTAATATTACACATAGGTTTTCGGCTTTTACTACCGATCGAGTCCCAGATTATTAATCCGAGAATCAAAAAAACTTCCACAAACTAAAATGGCTTCTGATTCACCGTACTCCGTGCAGCTATGGTTGTTGATTCTGTGGAGCCTACCTAAAGATTCAGACCGGATTGATTGAAGTGGGTGAtgcattttgatatttctatgagAAGCTTTACGGCACCCATAATTTTCAAATGTCAGTCGTCGGCATATTGTGCGCAACAAATTCTTATTAACAAGTTATAAGATTTTAAGAGGACCAGCCTGTGTCCAGGCATCGCCGCCCTGCCCAGCTCTACCAGCAGGCTCCTTTTGCAATGCTTAATAAGATCTCCCAGGGCTAAATTCTTGTTAAAGCCATCTCTACCACAAAATTCGCATAATTGGCCCACATAATTCGTCCGCCGTTTATTTGGTGCCCAACCGGTCCGCTGCCAACggagtcttttttttttattttttgttaaatAGTTTCGCTTTACTTGTGGAAAGCTTGGAGAATTACCGAAGTTTCCTATAAAGGATTTTGTTCATTATGAGATTCTCGGGCAGAAGATGGAAACATGTCCCGATTGAGGCAATATGCACATCTAATCAAGTCCTAAACCtacttaattatattattatttaaatgatTATGACACGATTATTGGCTGTCAGATACCCCTCCAATCAATCGAGTCCTCCGATTGCACGGTTAAAACCTTCCCTAATAATACCACCAGAttcttccaatgattttctaccTTAATTCAATTCGTGAGTCACCGTTCCAATCGAATCTAAATTGCAGCGTATTTCTTGATATCCTCAGTCCCTCTTTTCCCTCTTTTTATTCTATAAATACCGACCGGACCCCACCTACCACGGAGTAGCTACCACCAGCGGCCATGGCTAGGAAGAAGGTGAATCTGGCATGGATCGCGAATAACTCCACCCGGAGGGCGACCTTGAAGAAGAGGAGCAAGGGGTTGGTGAAGAAGGTGAGCGAGCTCTCCACGCTCTGCGACGTAAAAGCTTGCCTCGTGGTCTACGAGCCCCAGGAGTCGCTTCCGGTCGTGTGGCCCTCCGTCCACGAGGCGGCGCGACTCGTGGCCCGCTTCCGGAGCATGCCGGAGATGGAGCAGTCCAAGAAGATGATGAACCAGGAAGGATTCCTCCAGCAGCGCGTGGTGAAGCTGCAGGACCAGCTGCGGAAGAATCAGCGCGAGAATCGCGAGATCCAGACGACGCTGCTCATGTACGAAGGCCTCGCCGGCCGGAGCCTCCACAACGTCGGCATGGAGGAGGTGGCGAGCCTCGCATGGATGCTGGAGATGAGGATGAAGATGGTGCAGCAGCGGATCGAGATGCTCACGGCGCAGATGACCGAGCCGTCGAGCCACGTATTGCCGGCGGCAACGCAGATGGAGGAACCCACGCCGGTGATGGAGATGTTGACGGCGCAGATGGCCGAGCCGTCGAGCCAGGTGATGGAGATGGTGGGGGTGCAGATGGCGGAGGCGTCGAGCCAGGTGGTTCCCCCGGTGGCGCCGATGCCGGCGATGGAGATGATGGGGGTGCAGATGGCCTCGCAGAGCACCGAGGCGTCGAGGCAAGCGGTGCCACCGGTGGCGCCGCTGGTGCAGGGACCGATGCCGGTGATGAAAGAGAAGACGGCGATGGAGGCGGCGATGGAGGCGCTCCAGACGCCGAACTGGTTCGGGGACGTGATGGATCCTAACGGCAACATGATGCACGAGATGGTGCAGCCCTACGTAGACAATACCAACCCATGGCTTCACCCCTACTACTTCCCCTTTAACTGAAGATAATATGCATCTCTACTGCTACTGCTGGTGCTTTTAATCTTGATCGAGTCCTTCACTTTTAGTGACAATAACTCTAGTCTGACTTTCTCTTATGGTTGCTTTCTGTTAGGGTACTTGTTTTGGTCTTCTTCTTCCTGGGTATTCTCatgtttataaataaatttatatcacGTAAGGATTTCTTCTATCAttagcttgctctctctctctctatatatatatagatatagatagagatagagatatattatttttaatgctGAAGCACTGAAGCAATCGAGAAAAATCTACGTCCTTGGATGTTCTCCTTGCGACAAAGAGGTGTTCTTCCTAAGGAACTCGGACTCGGTTTCCTTTGGAAATTTTCCCATGTGCTGGCCGATCTctacatttaaatccaaaaatcatGGAACCACCATTACCAAAATTTAAGGAAGGGACTTGGCAGTGTAAGTATTAACCCACCGATCCAGAACTTTCAGAAATTGGCGCTAAATTTTTCCAATGGCTGACTTATTACTTCACAATCtctttttaatcaaattatgagTGGTATACATCATATATACATGGGAAAGATCTTTTGCAGTCcaccattttctcaaaaaaaaaagagaaaaaaatataatttattcagtTATAAGCCACTATTTGCTCATATGGTGTAAGCAAACAAACTATTTGTTGTCTTCTCCTTGCACATGAGCAGAATTCGGTATAGGGATGACAATTTTCACGACACCACATGAAATTTTCATATTAGTGTTGGACTTATATAGGTTCGTGTCGATCCGtttatgacatgaaaaa encodes the following:
- the LOC140853769 gene encoding agamous-like MADS-box protein AGL80, coding for MARKKVNLAWIANNSTRRATLKKRSKGLVKKVSELSTLCDVKACLVVYEPQESLPVVWPSVHEAARLVARFRSMPEMEQSKKMMNQEGFLQQRVVKLQDQLRKNQRENREIQTTLLMYEGLAGRSLHNVGMEEVASLAWMLEMRMKMVQQRIEMLTAQMTEPSSHMASQSTEASRQAVPPVAPLVQGPMPVMKEKTAMEAAMEALQTPNWFGDVMDPNGNMMHEMVQPYVDNTNPWLHPYYFPFN